A window of Trueperaceae bacterium genomic DNA:
GGGCGTCGCGGGGCACGCCCGCACGCTAGCGACGCGGGGTGCGGAGCGGCGCCGGCGGGGGGAGGAATGCGGACGGGCGCGGGGAGGTTCCCCGCGCCCGTCTACGCGTCGGTGCGGTGGCGGCGCTCAGCGCGCCGCGGCGTACTTCGCGGCGACCGCGTCCCAGTTCACGAGGTTCCAGAAGGCGGCCACGTAGTCCGGTCGGCGGTTCTGGTAGTGCAGGTAGTAGGCGTGCTCCCACACGTCGAGACCGAGGATGGGCACGTCGCCGTCCATGTAGGGGCTGTCCTGGTTCGCGGTGCTGTAGACCGCGAGGTCACCGCCGGGCTTGACGACCAGCCACGCCCACCCGCTGCCGAAGCGGCCGGTGGCGGCGGCGTCGAAGGCGCTTCGGAAGGCGTCGAACGAGCCGAAGGTCGTCTGGATCGCGGCGGCCAGGTCGCCGGTCGGTTCGCCGCCACCCTGGGGCGAGAGGATCTCCCAGAACAGGTTGTGGTTCGCGTACCCGCCGCCGTTGTTGCGGACCGCGGTCGGCAGGGCGTCGGCGCCGCGCCGCAGGATGGTTTCGATGGGTTCGCCGTCCATGTCGGTGCCCTCGACGGCCGCCGCCAGCTTGCTGGCGTACCCGCCGTGGTGCTTCCCGTG
This region includes:
- a CDS encoding superoxide dismutase, which translates into the protein MAYDLPNLPYAVDALEPHIDARTMEIHHGKHHGGYASKLAAAVEGTDMDGEPIETILRRGADALPTAVRNNGGGYANHNLFWEILSPQGGGEPTGDLAAAIQTTFGSFDAFRSAFDAAATGRFGSGWAWLVVKPGGDLAVYSTANQDSPYMDGDVPILGLDVWEHAYYLHYQNRRPDYVAAFWNLVNWDAVAAKYAAAR